A stretch of the Nitratifractor salsuginis DSM 16511 genome encodes the following:
- a CDS encoding LL-diaminopimelate aminotransferase — MFDEIQFNKINRLPKYVFAVVNELKMAERRAGADVIDFSMGNPDGPAFEPVIEKLVESARKPHTHGYSASKGIYKLRLAICNWYLRKYNVVLDPETEAVATMGSKEGYVHLVQAITNPGDVAIVPDPTYPIHSYAFVLAGGNVEKMELTFDEESFEVDEERFFSDLERALKNSVPKPKFLVVNFPHNPTTATVGLDFYEKLVAIARRERFYIISDIAYADITFDGYKTPSILQVEGAKDVAVESFTLSKSYNMAGWRVGFIVGNPKLVGALQKIKSWLDYGMFTPIQVAATVALDEYEHLVEEIVIPKYQKRRDVLVDAFAKAGWEVGKPRASMFVWARIPECARHLGSLEFSKELLLKAHVAVSPGIGFGEYGDRYVRIALIENEKRIRQAAKNIKRYLAELKGQQKTGNDTETMKKEVKKEV, encoded by the coding sequence ATGTTTGACGAAATTCAATTCAACAAAATCAATCGGCTTCCCAAATATGTCTTCGCCGTGGTCAACGAGCTGAAGATGGCCGAGCGGCGTGCCGGGGCCGATGTGATCGATTTCAGTATGGGCAATCCCGACGGCCCCGCCTTCGAACCGGTGATCGAAAAGCTGGTCGAAAGCGCCCGCAAACCCCACACCCACGGCTACAGCGCTTCTAAGGGGATCTACAAGCTCCGCCTGGCGATCTGCAACTGGTATCTGCGCAAATACAATGTGGTCCTCGACCCCGAGACCGAAGCGGTAGCGACGATGGGGAGCAAAGAGGGCTATGTCCACCTGGTGCAGGCGATCACCAACCCCGGCGATGTGGCCATCGTCCCCGATCCCACCTATCCCATCCACTCCTACGCCTTTGTCTTGGCCGGCGGCAATGTGGAGAAGATGGAGCTGACCTTCGATGAAGAGAGCTTCGAAGTGGATGAGGAACGTTTCTTCTCCGATCTGGAGCGGGCTTTGAAAAATTCGGTCCCCAAGCCCAAGTTCCTGGTGGTCAACTTCCCCCATAACCCCACCACTGCCACCGTGGGGCTGGACTTTTACGAGAAGCTGGTGGCGATCGCCAGGCGGGAGCGCTTCTACATCATCAGCGATATCGCCTATGCCGATATTACCTTCGACGGGTACAAGACCCCTTCGATCCTCCAGGTCGAAGGGGCCAAGGATGTGGCGGTGGAGAGTTTCACCCTCTCCAAGAGTTACAATATGGCCGGCTGGCGGGTCGGGTTCATCGTGGGCAATCCCAAACTGGTGGGCGCACTGCAAAAGATCAAATCCTGGCTCGACTACGGGATGTTCACCCCGATCCAGGTCGCAGCGACGGTGGCCCTGGACGAATACGAACACCTGGTCGAAGAGATCGTCATTCCCAAATACCAGAAGCGTCGGGATGTGCTCGTCGATGCCTTTGCCAAGGCGGGCTGGGAAGTGGGCAAGCCCAGGGCGAGTATGTTCGTCTGGGCCAGGATCCCCGAGTGTGCCCGGCACCTGGGTTCGCTGGAATTCTCCAAAGAGCTGCTGCTCAAGGCCCATGTGGCCGTGAGCCCCGGCATCGGGTTCGGGGAGTATGGAGACCGGTATGTGCGCATCGCCCTGATCGAAAATGAAAAACGGATCCGCCAGGCAGCCAAAAACATCAAACGTTATCTTGCCGAGCTCAAGGGGCAGCAAAAGACGGGGAACGATACCGAGACGATGAAAAAAGAAGTGAAGAAGGAAGTGTAG
- the rpmE gene encoding 50S ribosomal protein L31, whose product MKKDIHPKYVDCHVTCACGNEFDIRSTKPELSIDICNQCHPFYTGSEKIVDATGRVEKFRNKYKLS is encoded by the coding sequence ATGAAAAAAGATATTCATCCTAAGTATGTAGATTGTCACGTCACCTGCGCCTGCGGCAACGAGTTCGATATTCGCTCCACCAAGCCGGAGCTCTCCATCGACATTTGTAATCAGTGCCACCCCTTCTATACCGGTTCGGAAAAGATCGTCGATGCCACCGGTCGCGTCGAGAAGTTCCGCAACAAGTACAAGCTCTCCTAA
- a CDS encoding proton-conducting transporter membrane subunit, translated as MPFAFHLDALSLLFVFLILLGALPNLFYSQGYLPHIERKAHYLIHYFGFILSMLGVVTAANALTFLLFWELMSLTSWQLILTEPEEKGTIPAARFYFFMTHFGFVFLLLFFLLVTDGNLELDFAQMQGVAAHFAYPTLLFFFLILGFLSKAGAVPLHVWLPYAHPAAPSPVSALMSGVMLKVAIYGMFRFMLDVLYPWPLEWGILILVIGALSSLVGVLYALSEHDIKALLANHSIENIGIILIGFGMGMIFDALQLGILSTFAFIAALFHTFNHMSFKSLLFMGAGSVLHETHTKNIEAYGGLIKSMPITALTFLLASVSISALPPTNGFLSEWMIFQSLLSSNTITNMSLKLAIPFAIFALALTGGLAIACFVKAYGITFLGLHRSANARHAKEVNGLMRFGMLAMAGVVIALMLFAPAFIHLFDRALVAEGKVGAYDAIFPFGVWHMHSVAVNGGVVSPLLLLISLLGVTLLLAWAYRMLGVKERLHRTWACGYRTGARTQYSATGFAGPIRRFFTWLYRPEEHLHKETLAGHESKFDASSYEVHVKPLFERSLYDGTAKLANRISYWIYRLAHFEQTRYAAMIFNLMLLVLFSYRIFAHEFSWATFALESVVMVISIKVLIIGEKR; from the coding sequence ATGCCTTTTGCATTTCATCTTGATGCCCTGTCGCTGCTCTTTGTCTTTTTGATCCTCCTCGGAGCCCTGCCCAATCTCTTCTACTCCCAGGGATACCTGCCCCATATCGAGCGCAAAGCCCACTACCTGATCCACTATTTCGGTTTCATCCTCTCGATGCTGGGGGTGGTGACGGCGGCCAACGCTCTGACCTTTCTGCTCTTTTGGGAATTGATGAGCCTGACGAGCTGGCAGTTGATCCTGACGGAGCCCGAAGAGAAGGGAACGATCCCTGCGGCGCGTTTTTATTTCTTTATGACCCACTTCGGCTTCGTCTTTCTGCTGCTCTTCTTCCTCCTGGTCACCGACGGGAATCTGGAGCTGGACTTTGCCCAGATGCAGGGGGTTGCGGCCCACTTCGCCTATCCGACGCTGCTCTTCTTCTTCCTGATCCTGGGCTTTCTCTCCAAGGCCGGGGCAGTGCCCCTGCATGTCTGGCTCCCCTATGCCCACCCGGCAGCCCCCAGTCCCGTCTCCGCGCTTATGAGCGGGGTGATGCTCAAAGTGGCGATCTACGGGATGTTCCGCTTTATGCTCGATGTGCTCTACCCCTGGCCGCTGGAGTGGGGGATCCTGATCCTGGTGATCGGGGCCCTCTCTTCCCTGGTGGGGGTGCTCTACGCCCTGAGCGAGCACGATATCAAAGCCCTGCTGGCCAATCATTCCATCGAGAATATCGGCATTATTCTGATCGGCTTCGGGATGGGGATGATCTTCGACGCGCTGCAGCTGGGGATTCTGAGCACCTTCGCCTTCATCGCGGCCCTTTTCCATACCTTCAACCATATGAGTTTCAAATCTCTGCTCTTTATGGGGGCGGGGAGTGTGCTCCACGAAACCCATACCAAAAACATCGAAGCCTATGGCGGGCTCATCAAGAGTATGCCGATCACGGCCCTGACCTTTTTGTTGGCTTCGGTCTCCATTTCGGCCCTGCCGCCGACCAACGGCTTTTTGAGTGAATGGATGATTTTTCAATCGCTGCTCAGCTCCAACACCATCACCAATATGTCTCTCAAGCTGGCGATCCCCTTTGCCATTTTCGCCCTGGCGCTCACCGGAGGCTTGGCCATCGCCTGCTTCGTCAAAGCCTACGGCATTACCTTTTTGGGTTTGCATCGCAGTGCCAACGCCCGACACGCCAAAGAGGTTAACGGCCTGATGCGTTTTGGGATGCTGGCGATGGCGGGGGTGGTGATCGCCCTGATGCTCTTCGCTCCGGCTTTTATTCATCTCTTTGACCGGGCGCTGGTGGCCGAGGGAAAAGTGGGGGCTTATGATGCCATCTTCCCCTTTGGCGTTTGGCATATGCACTCCGTGGCGGTCAACGGCGGGGTGGTTTCTCCGCTCCTTCTTCTGATCTCCCTGCTGGGGGTGACGCTGCTTCTGGCCTGGGCTTATCGGATGCTGGGGGTCAAAGAGCGGCTCCACCGTACCTGGGCCTGCGGTTACCGCACCGGGGCGCGGACCCAATATTCGGCCACCGGCTTCGCCGGACCAATCCGCCGCTTCTTCACCTGGCTCTACCGGCCCGAGGAACACCTGCACAAGGAGACGCTGGCCGGGCACGAAAGCAAATTCGACGCCTCCAGCTACGAAGTGCACGTCAAACCCCTTTTCGAGCGCTCTCTCTATGACGGCACGGCGAAGCTGGCGAACCGGATCAGCTACTGGATCTACCGACTGGCCCACTTCGAGCAGACCCGTTACGCGGCGATGATCTTCAACCTGATGCTGCTGGTGCTCTTCAGCTACCGGATCTTCGCCCACGAATTCAGCTGGGCTACCTTCGCCCTGGAGTCGGTGGTGATGGTGATTTCGATCAAAGTGCTCATTATCGGAGAGAAACGATGA
- a CDS encoding 7-carboxy-7-deazaguanine synthase QueE: MFWLTEKFLSIQGEGRYAGVPSYFLRTGGCNLHCPGFGAEYDVEGEKRYGCDTWFSVDRAFAARWQAVESAAPLLEEMDRAFLEIGYLPHVVITGGEPLIYAADPAFYEVVEGLVERGVQITFETNGTVAPDFLRYGAYKACTFALSVKLSNSGEPKERRIHPEVLRTIASEAGEAFLKFTLDRSSIESGEALREIEEIRNYLPETEVYCMPMGESREVLRQNDWAVFAFCIRHNFHYSDRLHIRIFDTTVGV, translated from the coding sequence ATGTTTTGGCTGACCGAAAAATTCCTCTCCATCCAGGGAGAGGGGCGCTATGCCGGTGTTCCCTCCTACTTTTTGCGTACGGGGGGATGCAATCTCCATTGTCCGGGATTCGGAGCGGAGTATGACGTGGAGGGTGAGAAGCGCTACGGGTGTGATACCTGGTTTTCCGTGGACCGTGCCTTCGCCGCTCGGTGGCAGGCTGTGGAGTCGGCCGCACCACTGCTCGAAGAGATGGACCGGGCTTTTCTTGAGATCGGCTATCTCCCTCACGTCGTCATCACCGGAGGGGAGCCTCTGATCTATGCGGCGGATCCCGCCTTTTACGAAGTCGTGGAGGGGTTGGTAGAGCGGGGAGTACAGATCACGTTTGAGACCAACGGCACGGTGGCCCCGGATTTTCTCCGCTATGGCGCCTATAAAGCGTGCACTTTTGCCCTTTCGGTCAAACTCTCCAACAGCGGCGAGCCCAAAGAGCGCCGGATCCATCCCGAAGTGCTCAGGACGATCGCCTCGGAAGCGGGGGAAGCCTTTTTGAAATTCACTCTGGATCGATCTTCCATCGAAAGCGGAGAGGCCCTCAGGGAAATTGAGGAGATCCGGAATTATTTGCCGGAGACGGAAGTCTACTGTATGCCTATGGGAGAGAGCCGGGAAGTACTCCGGCAAAACGACTGGGCCGTCTTCGCGTTTTGCATCCGTCATAATTTTCATTACTCCGATCGGCTCCATATTCGGATCTTCGATACCACGGTCGGTGTCTAA
- a CDS encoding respiratory chain complex I subunit 1 family protein, with the protein MILYFVTIVLLLALAPILLSFIKAVKMWLLYKRPVSLLQGYRDFSKLLGKETVLSREASVMTRVAPFLVLAPLLIVLFYLPPAVKGAYYVSFVDAFTITGLLALSTFFLMLLGLDSASSFGGMGSSREAFISALVEPAMVLTIFSVSMMAGDLGVGQAGVNLAQHFPREHMASYLFAAISFFILLIAENGRIPVDNPETHLELTMVHEAMILDITGIYLAIIETAASVKFVIFASLFATLFLPFGMEAAWPLALLIFVGKLFAVALAVALIEVNTAKLRLFKVPDLLGIAIVFAFLSLITFYVLGA; encoded by the coding sequence ATGATCCTCTATTTCGTGACAATAGTGCTCTTACTGGCTTTGGCCCCGATCCTGCTCAGTTTTATCAAGGCGGTCAAGATGTGGCTGCTCTACAAACGGCCCGTTTCGCTGCTGCAGGGTTATCGGGACTTTTCCAAACTGCTTGGCAAAGAGACGGTGCTCAGCCGGGAAGCCAGTGTGATGACCCGGGTGGCGCCCTTTTTGGTCCTCGCTCCGCTGCTGATCGTCCTCTTTTATCTCCCCCCGGCGGTGAAAGGGGCCTATTACGTCAGTTTCGTCGATGCCTTCACCATCACGGGGCTGCTGGCTCTTTCGACCTTCTTCCTGATGTTGCTGGGCCTGGACAGTGCCAGCAGTTTCGGAGGGATGGGGTCGAGCCGCGAAGCCTTCATCTCCGCTCTCGTGGAGCCGGCGATGGTTTTGACCATCTTCAGTGTCTCGATGATGGCCGGTGACCTAGGAGTGGGGCAGGCGGGGGTGAACCTGGCGCAGCATTTCCCCCGGGAGCATATGGCCAGCTACCTCTTTGCAGCGATCAGTTTCTTTATCCTGCTCATCGCCGAGAACGGGCGCATCCCGGTGGACAATCCCGAAACTCACCTGGAGTTGACGATGGTGCATGAAGCGATGATCCTGGACATTACCGGGATCTATCTGGCGATCATCGAGACGGCGGCTTCGGTGAAATTCGTCATCTTCGCGTCGCTTTTTGCAACCCTCTTTTTGCCCTTCGGGATGGAGGCTGCCTGGCCTCTGGCCCTGCTGATCTTCGTGGGCAAGCTCTTCGCCGTGGCTTTGGCGGTGGCGCTGATCGAAGTCAATACGGCCAAACTGCGGCTTTTCAAGGTGCCCGATCTGCTGGGGATCGCCATTGTGTTTGCCTTTTTGTCGCTGATTACCTTTTACGTACTGGGGGCTTGA
- the rsmI gene encoding 16S rRNA (cytidine(1402)-2'-O)-methyltransferase, with the protein MLTFVPTPLGNLQDITYRSLSVFESATLFLCEDTRVTRHLLELLHKRGLMERLPEADFLSFNEHNGPARLDEVGTRLEAENVVYVSDAGMPAISDPGQLLVRYCQEREIAYDVLPGPSAVTVAYAASGFESGRFLFYGFLPHKGRERREALEELLRSPWDSVLYEAPHRLERLLEEIVSRDPDRELFAAKELSKKHQRYYRGSARVLLERLRAENAFRGEWVVIIAGAKDSAPALYQEDIRSMDLPPKVKAKLLAKLLGGSVSQWYQELCQKK; encoded by the coding sequence ATGTTGACCTTTGTCCCCACTCCCCTGGGAAACCTCCAGGATATTACCTACCGTTCCCTTTCCGTTTTTGAATCTGCAACCCTCTTTCTCTGTGAAGATACCCGTGTCACTCGACATTTGCTCGAACTGCTTCATAAACGGGGACTGATGGAACGACTTCCCGAAGCCGATTTTCTCTCGTTTAACGAACACAACGGGCCGGCGCGCCTGGATGAGGTGGGCACACGGCTGGAAGCGGAAAATGTCGTCTATGTCAGTGATGCGGGGATGCCGGCGATCTCCGATCCCGGCCAGCTTCTGGTACGCTACTGCCAGGAACGGGAGATCGCCTACGATGTCCTGCCGGGCCCCAGCGCCGTCACCGTCGCCTATGCCGCGAGCGGTTTCGAGTCGGGCCGTTTTCTCTTCTACGGTTTTTTGCCCCACAAGGGGAGGGAGCGCAGAGAGGCTTTGGAGGAGTTGCTCCGCTCCCCTTGGGACAGTGTGCTCTATGAAGCGCCCCATCGTCTGGAACGCCTTCTCGAAGAGATCGTCTCCCGTGACCCCGATCGGGAGCTCTTCGCCGCCAAGGAGTTGAGCAAAAAGCACCAGCGCTATTATCGCGGGTCGGCCCGGGTATTGCTGGAGCGGTTGCGGGCGGAGAACGCCTTCCGGGGGGAGTGGGTGGTGATCATCGCCGGGGCGAAAGATTCGGCACCGGCGCTCTATCAGGAAGATATCCGGAGCATGGACCTTCCCCCCAAAGTCAAGGCGAAGCTCCTGGCCAAGCTCCTGGGAGGGAGCGTTTCCCAGTGGTATCAGGAGTTGTGTCAAAAGAAGTGA
- a CDS encoding YajQ family cyclic di-GMP-binding protein, with amino-acid sequence MAKAKEHYFDISAKLDMMEMKNAIEQAKKEVSTRFDFKGISTDIELNEKAKTLTLVSSSDSKIDALKDILLSKMIKRGLSPKSLDEVKREGISGGNVKVIYRIVDSIDRDEAKQIVKAIKDLKLKVTPSIQGEEIRVSGKKIDELQQVIAAVKKLNLKAPLVFGNFK; translated from the coding sequence ATGGCGAAAGCGAAAGAGCATTATTTCGATATCAGCGCCAAGCTGGATATGATGGAGATGAAAAATGCCATCGAGCAGGCAAAAAAAGAGGTGAGTACCCGTTTCGATTTCAAAGGGATCAGTACCGATATCGAGCTCAATGAAAAGGCCAAGACCCTGACGTTGGTGAGCTCCAGCGACTCGAAGATCGATGCCCTTAAAGACATTCTCCTCTCCAAAATGATCAAGCGGGGGCTTTCGCCCAAATCCCTCGATGAGGTCAAGAGAGAAGGGATCAGCGGCGGAAACGTCAAGGTGATTTACCGCATCGTCGATTCCATCGACCGGGATGAAGCGAAACAGATCGTCAAAGCGATCAAAGATCTCAAGCTCAAGGTCACTCCCTCCATCCAGGGGGAGGAGATCCGGGTCAGCGGCAAGAAGATCGACGAATTGCAGCAGGTGATCGCCGCAGTCAAAAAGCTGAATCTCAAAGCGCCCCTGGTCTTCGGAAATTTCAAATAA
- the rlmB gene encoding 23S rRNA (guanosine(2251)-2'-O)-methyltransferase RlmB, translating into MIIYGKQVVLHALRRHPEQVHKIYIAKKGVLPQDLFEKYGDKITFIENRWAQQLSRGGNHQGLLAEIEDYRPASLAEVKEGDFVLVLDTLTDAGNIGAIVRSAYALGVDGIVATGIGQLNFSAVTRTSSGALLEMPFALHRNILDVLHELKQAGHRLYGASMEGEPIEEKLFDRKRTLVLGSEERGISKKARERLDETVAIRMKRPFDSLNVSAAAAIMIHRMSYAVE; encoded by the coding sequence ATGATTATTTATGGAAAACAGGTAGTGCTGCACGCACTGCGACGGCACCCCGAACAGGTACACAAAATCTACATCGCCAAAAAAGGGGTCTTGCCTCAGGATCTCTTTGAGAAATACGGCGACAAGATCACCTTTATCGAAAACCGATGGGCCCAGCAGCTCAGCCGGGGAGGGAATCATCAGGGGCTCCTGGCCGAGATCGAAGACTACCGGCCGGCCAGCCTGGCCGAGGTCAAAGAGGGAGATTTCGTCCTGGTGCTCGACACCCTGACCGATGCGGGGAATATCGGCGCGATCGTCCGAAGCGCCTATGCGCTGGGAGTGGACGGGATCGTGGCGACCGGGATCGGCCAGCTCAACTTCTCGGCGGTCACCCGTACCAGCAGCGGGGCGTTGCTGGAGATGCCCTTTGCCCTGCACCGCAATATCCTGGATGTGCTCCACGAGCTCAAACAGGCCGGCCACCGCCTCTACGGTGCGTCGATGGAGGGTGAGCCGATCGAAGAGAAACTCTTTGACCGGAAGCGGACCCTGGTGCTGGGAAGCGAAGAGCGGGGGATCTCCAAAAAGGCCCGAGAGCGTCTCGACGAAACGGTGGCGATTCGGATGAAGCGGCCCTTCGACTCCCTCAATGTCAGCGCCGCGGCAGCCATTATGATACACAGGATGAGTTATGCAGTTGAATGA
- a CDS encoding 16S rRNA (uracil(1498)-N(3))-methyltransferase → MQFLYHPEAGASQLLLEGESYRYLFKVRRLRSEDPLHLRNMRDDCLYTYRTETLDRRRARIALVSCRDLKIVLNRKLHLGWCQIDPRNVEKTLPALNEMGVFGITFVRCERSQRQFEPDFERLERILINSSQQCGRSELMRLETAESLEAFLERHPEAMLLDFSDRRLPCGGDWTERSIVVGCEGGFTPEERALFSEERIFGLETPTILRSETAVCAAAARLLLG, encoded by the coding sequence ATGCAATTCCTCTATCATCCCGAGGCGGGCGCTTCGCAACTTCTGCTCGAGGGGGAATCCTACCGCTACCTCTTCAAGGTCCGCCGTCTTCGCAGCGAAGATCCGCTTCATTTGAGGAATATGCGGGATGATTGCCTCTATACTTACCGGACCGAGACGCTGGACCGCCGTCGGGCCAGGATCGCGCTGGTCTCCTGCCGGGATTTAAAAATAGTACTGAACAGAAAGCTTCATCTGGGTTGGTGCCAAATCGATCCCCGGAATGTGGAGAAAACCCTGCCGGCGCTCAATGAGATGGGGGTCTTCGGTATCACCTTTGTTCGATGTGAGCGGAGTCAGCGGCAGTTCGAGCCCGATTTTGAGCGTCTGGAACGGATTTTGATCAACTCTTCCCAGCAGTGCGGGCGCAGCGAACTGATGCGGCTGGAAACGGCGGAGAGTCTGGAGGCATTCCTCGAGCGTCATCCCGAGGCGATGCTCCTGGATTTTTCCGATCGGAGGCTGCCCTGCGGAGGGGATTGGACAGAGCGTTCGATCGTGGTAGGGTGTGAAGGGGGCTTTACCCCCGAAGAGCGTGCTCTCTTTTCCGAAGAGCGCATCTTCGGCTTGGAGACGCCGACGATCCTGCGGAGCGAAACGGCCGTTTGCGCCGCGGCGGCCCGGCTGCTTCTGGGATAG
- a CDS encoding homoserine dehydrogenase has product MVKIGILGVGTVGESVAKILLENADIIEARAGKKIVPVLGAVRDLNKPRDVSIPLTDDPGEVIESADVDIVVELMGGIEKPYRLVRKALEAGKPVVTANKALLAYHRYELQEIAGEIPLFYEASVAGGIPIIGALRNGLSANHIESIKGIMNGTCNYMLTKMIQEGVAYEEVLKEAQELGYAEADPTFDVGGYDAAHKLLILGSIAYGIDAKPEEIIIEGIEEISPTDVEFAREFGYEIKLLGIAKKGEKGVEMRVHATMIPAKSMIAKVDGVMNAVSVVGDRVGETMFYGPGAGGDATASAVIADIVEIVRGNSGPMLGYKKGLESGLPLVPPEAIVTQYYLKLKVLDEPGVLAKVTSTLGEFGISIESMLQKPSRLADRVRLLFTTHQCEERKMKEAIEALKKLDVVEEKVTMIRIEK; this is encoded by the coding sequence ATGGTAAAAATAGGGATATTGGGTGTAGGGACCGTCGGAGAGAGTGTCGCGAAGATTCTGCTGGAAAATGCCGACATCATCGAAGCACGCGCCGGCAAAAAGATCGTACCGGTCCTGGGAGCGGTGCGGGATTTGAACAAGCCCCGCGATGTCAGCATTCCCCTGACCGACGATCCCGGGGAAGTGATCGAGAGTGCCGATGTGGATATCGTCGTGGAATTGATGGGCGGGATCGAAAAACCCTACCGGCTGGTGCGCAAAGCTCTGGAAGCCGGAAAACCGGTGGTCACCGCCAACAAAGCGCTCCTGGCTTACCATCGCTACGAGCTCCAGGAGATCGCCGGGGAGATTCCGCTCTTCTACGAAGCGAGTGTCGCCGGAGGGATCCCCATCATCGGCGCTCTGCGCAACGGCCTGAGTGCCAATCACATCGAGTCGATCAAAGGGATCATGAACGGCACCTGCAACTATATGCTCACCAAGATGATCCAGGAAGGGGTCGCCTACGAGGAGGTGCTCAAAGAGGCCCAGGAGCTCGGCTATGCCGAAGCCGACCCCACCTTCGACGTGGGGGGCTATGACGCGGCGCACAAGCTGCTGATCCTGGGTTCCATCGCCTACGGAATCGACGCCAAGCCCGAAGAGATCATCATCGAAGGGATCGAAGAGATCAGCCCCACCGATGTGGAATTCGCCCGGGAATTCGGCTATGAGATCAAACTGCTGGGAATCGCCAAGAAAGGCGAGAAGGGCGTGGAGATGAGGGTGCATGCCACGATGATCCCCGCCAAGAGTATGATCGCCAAAGTCGATGGGGTGATGAACGCCGTCAGCGTGGTGGGTGACCGGGTCGGAGAGACGATGTTCTACGGCCCCGGTGCCGGGGGTGACGCGACCGCCAGTGCCGTGATCGCCGATATCGTGGAGATCGTCCGGGGCAACAGCGGCCCGATGCTGGGGTATAAAAAGGGTCTCGAGAGCGGCTTGCCCCTGGTTCCGCCCGAAGCAATCGTCACCCAATACTACCTCAAGCTCAAAGTGCTGGACGAGCCGGGGGTTTTGGCCAAGGTCACCAGCACTCTGGGCGAGTTCGGCATCTCCATCGAATCGATGCTTCAGAAGCCTTCCCGCCTGGCCGACCGGGTGCGGCTGCTCTTTACCACCCACCAGTGCGAAGAGCGCAAGATGAAAGAGGCGATCGAAGCGCTGAAGAAGCTGGATGTGGTGGAGGAGAAGGTGACGATGATAAGAATCGAGAAGTGA
- a CDS encoding hydrogenase: protein MVDFLIGLFLATLITALFTTRLYRLLFWYSLNSLTLGLLALVLGSELGDRAMLISGTLTILLKALAIPYILKYLSQKFQLVRQVPPSIKTQYAIMLVPAILVFTFYLAEPISHMVQGNANYVAVSISSLFLSLLLMIEHRNIAPKIVGFLSMENALFLLGTTATGGMPMLVELGIFFDLLMAIVVINLLLYREEAES, encoded by the coding sequence ATGGTGGATTTTCTGATCGGTCTTTTTTTGGCCACACTGATTACGGCGCTCTTTACCACGCGGCTCTATCGGCTGCTGTTTTGGTATTCCCTCAACTCGTTGACCCTGGGGCTGCTGGCTCTGGTCCTGGGGAGCGAGCTTGGCGACCGGGCGATGCTCATCAGCGGGACGCTGACGATCCTGCTCAAAGCCCTGGCGATTCCCTACATTCTGAAGTATCTCAGCCAGAAGTTTCAGTTGGTGCGTCAGGTTCCTCCCAGCATCAAAACCCAGTATGCCATTATGCTGGTGCCGGCGATTCTGGTCTTTACCTTCTATCTGGCCGAACCCATCAGCCATATGGTGCAGGGCAATGCTAACTATGTGGCGGTCAGTATCTCATCGCTCTTTCTTTCGCTGCTGCTGATGATCGAGCACCGCAACATCGCCCCCAAGATCGTGGGCTTTTTGAGTATGGAGAATGCCCTCTTCCTGCTGGGGACCACCGCCACGGGCGGGATGCCGATGCTGGTGGAGCTGGGGATCTTCTTCGATCTGTTGATGGCCATTGTGGTGATCAACCTGCTGCTCTATCGTGAGGAGGCCGAGTCATGA
- a CDS encoding c-type cytochrome: MKKSYLIAASVAVALMAGCSQETKEHAKETVQSAAKDTAVVVEKVKEKSADLMAQAKAKAAEAVAKAKTTASEAMEKAKESAAKNATQVAEKAKEATAEAVEAAKAKTAEAAASVEKKATEAKKSLGGGDEAKGKALFAKCAGCHGADGKMKALGKSPAIAGQDAASIAEKLKAYKAGTRNAYGMGGVMQGQAAGLSDEDIQALADYISKLK, from the coding sequence ATGAAAAAAAGTTATTTGATTGCAGCGAGTGTAGCTGTCGCATTGATGGCCGGATGCAGCCAGGAGACCAAAGAGCATGCGAAAGAGACGGTTCAAAGCGCTGCCAAGGATACGGCTGTCGTGGTTGAGAAGGTCAAAGAGAAGAGTGCGGATCTGATGGCACAGGCAAAAGCCAAAGCAGCAGAAGCTGTAGCAAAGGCCAAGACAACGGCGAGTGAAGCGATGGAAAAGGCCAAAGAGAGCGCGGCCAAGAATGCTACCCAAGTGGCAGAAAAGGCTAAAGAAGCCACGGCTGAGGCCGTGGAGGCGGCCAAAGCCAAAACGGCAGAAGCGGCTGCAAGCGTTGAAAAAAAGGCTACCGAGGCCAAGAAGAGCCTGGGCGGAGGAGATGAAGCGAAGGGGAAGGCACTCTTCGCCAAATGTGCCGGATGCCATGGCGCCGATGGAAAAATGAAAGCCCTGGGTAAATCCCCTGCGATCGCCGGGCAAGATGCCGCTTCGATCGCCGAGAAGCTCAAAGCCTACAAAGCCGGTACCCGCAATGCCTACGGAATGGGCGGAGTGATGCAGGGACAGGCTGCCGGACTCAGCGACGAAGATATCCAGGCGCTGGCCGATTATATTTCTAAGCTGAAATAA